The Burkholderia sp. PAMC 26561 genome window below encodes:
- a CDS encoding GmrSD restriction endonuclease domain-containing protein: MAKTTFDTNPVSLQTLLTTCEDGKLQLPDFQRSWVWEEERIMSLIASVSRGFPMGALMSLKSKIDTGVVFAYRPIEGAPVAAQTKPEQLLLDGQQRMTSLYQSCMRRQVVSTITAKKRLVKRWFYIDIRKALNTETDRDSAIFAVPEDRKLKENFDKDIALDLSSPELEYENLMYPLNQAFNWDTWQEEFGDFWIAKGKPEVREVFKEFKNDVLKNFTEYQVPVIALGADTSHEAVCLVFEKVNTGGKALDAFELLTAMYAAQGYKLRDDWLGDEKSDNADRKLGIHKRLGNFGSAAGQAQGVLANVAATDFLQAIALLHTKELRLAAISDPTKKENDWPAIRATRQSLLDLPLTAYKKHCNAVRAGFERAAKFLRQQQIHRVADLPYQTQLVPLAAIFAEIGDKAEHTTNNDKIARWYWCGVFGELYGSTVESRFAKDILEVPAWLDGGPKPTTVTDGVLRADRLLTMRSRLSAAYKGLQALLLREGAIDFRSGQTFDQIVFFDEAVDIHHIFPKAWCESQKLPASLYDSVVNKTPLGYRTNRIIGGVAPSSYLEKLEKGKAGPNGQIIEPPIAKAALADYLKSHCIPVPEIYANDFTGFMAARQKLLMELVARITGHTALTTDETADEGEDIPTAMAHDSGLELLEGA, from the coding sequence ATGGCCAAGACGACTTTCGACACAAATCCGGTATCACTCCAGACGCTGCTTACGACTTGCGAGGACGGGAAGCTGCAGCTGCCAGACTTCCAGCGGAGCTGGGTGTGGGAAGAAGAACGCATTATGAGTCTCATCGCGTCCGTTTCGCGGGGATTCCCGATGGGAGCGCTGATGTCCCTCAAGTCGAAGATCGACACGGGTGTGGTCTTCGCTTATCGGCCCATTGAAGGTGCCCCGGTAGCGGCCCAAACGAAACCCGAACAGCTGTTGCTCGACGGTCAGCAGCGCATGACTTCGCTTTATCAAAGCTGCATGCGCCGGCAAGTTGTTTCCACCATCACTGCCAAAAAGCGGCTGGTCAAGCGGTGGTTCTACATCGACATTCGTAAGGCGCTAAATACCGAAACCGACCGCGACTCGGCGATCTTCGCAGTGCCCGAAGACCGTAAGCTGAAGGAAAATTTTGACAAGGACATTGCGCTTGACCTGTCGTCGCCGGAGCTTGAATATGAGAACCTGATGTATCCGCTCAATCAAGCGTTCAACTGGGACACATGGCAAGAGGAATTCGGCGATTTCTGGATTGCCAAAGGCAAGCCCGAGGTGCGCGAAGTTTTTAAAGAATTTAAAAACGACGTATTGAAAAACTTCACCGAATACCAGGTGCCCGTCATTGCCCTCGGTGCTGACACCTCCCATGAAGCAGTCTGCCTTGTCTTTGAGAAGGTCAACACGGGGGGCAAGGCGTTGGATGCCTTCGAGTTGCTCACTGCCATGTATGCCGCCCAGGGCTACAAGCTACGCGATGACTGGCTCGGCGACGAGAAATCCGATAACGCCGATCGCAAGCTCGGAATTCACAAACGTCTCGGAAATTTCGGCAGCGCCGCCGGCCAGGCGCAAGGTGTGCTGGCCAACGTGGCCGCCACTGATTTTCTGCAGGCCATTGCACTGTTGCACACCAAGGAACTGCGCCTCGCCGCAATATCTGACCCAACCAAGAAAGAAAATGACTGGCCCGCCATTCGGGCCACGCGCCAATCATTACTTGATCTGCCTCTGACCGCTTACAAGAAGCACTGCAATGCTGTGCGTGCCGGATTTGAGCGCGCGGCTAAATTCCTGCGCCAACAACAAATACACCGCGTCGCTGATCTGCCCTACCAGACGCAACTCGTTCCCCTTGCAGCCATCTTTGCTGAGATCGGCGACAAGGCTGAGCACACGACCAACAACGACAAGATTGCCCGCTGGTACTGGTGCGGCGTGTTTGGTGAACTTTACGGCTCGACAGTCGAAAGCCGTTTTGCCAAGGACATCCTTGAAGTGCCAGCCTGGCTTGATGGCGGCCCGAAACCCACCACTGTCACCGATGGGGTGCTGCGCGCCGACCGCCTGCTAACCATGCGCTCGCGACTCTCTGCCGCCTACAAGGGCTTGCAAGCGCTCCTTCTGCGCGAGGGTGCTATCGACTTCCGTAGCGGTCAAACCTTTGACCAAATCGTCTTCTTTGACGAAGCCGTCGACATTCACCATATCTTCCCTAAAGCTTGGTGCGAGTCGCAGAAGCTGCCGGCTTCACTCTACGACTCCGTCGTCAACAAGACCCCGCTTGGCTATCGCACGAACCGCATCATTGGTGGTGTTGCACCTTCCAGCTATCTCGAAAAGCTGGAAAAGGGAAAGGCTGGCCCAAACGGGCAAATCATCGAACCACCCATCGCCAAAGCTGCACTTGCCGACTATCTGAAATCGCACTGCATCCCAGTTCCAGAAATTTACGCTAACGACTTTACCGGGTTCATGGCCGCCCGCCAGAAGCTGCTTATGGAACTAGTGGCGCGTATCACTGGCCATACTGCGCTGACCACTGATGAAACTGCCGACGAAGGCGAAGACATACCCACTGCAATGGCGCACGACAGTGGCCTCGAACTCTTAGAAGGCGCCTAA
- a CDS encoding 3'-5' exoribonuclease — MMLLFLDTEYTGYGPSAPKLISLALVAEDGQREFYVELTDTWQISDCTDFVRSKVVPLLGGSGHRLVEARAKLHAWLSGAPRAVQAACDSGTDFGFLMNLLGTARVPNLMKKYFDLRPLIDSTVYHSKVVAAYHSDPREHHALVDARTYRLGWLAWMDSRKRTGTLRNHNYLDPGGRHR, encoded by the coding sequence ATGATGCTGCTGTTTTTAGATACCGAGTACACCGGCTACGGTCCTTCGGCACCGAAACTGATCAGCCTTGCGTTGGTCGCCGAAGACGGGCAACGAGAATTTTATGTCGAGCTGACCGACACGTGGCAAATTTCCGATTGCACTGATTTTGTTCGTAGCAAGGTAGTGCCGCTTCTTGGCGGATCCGGGCATAGGTTAGTTGAAGCACGCGCTAAGCTTCATGCGTGGTTAAGCGGCGCACCGCGCGCGGTTCAAGCCGCCTGTGATTCAGGAACTGACTTTGGGTTTTTAATGAATCTGTTGGGCACTGCTCGCGTTCCTAATCTGATGAAAAAGTATTTTGATTTACGTCCGTTGATTGACTCTACGGTTTATCACAGCAAGGTGGTGGCTGCATACCATAGCGACCCGCGCGAACATCACGCGTTGGTGGATGCACGAACCTATCGGCTTGGCTGGCTTGCATGGATGGACAGCCGAAAAAGGACGGGCACATTACGCAACCATAATTATTTGGATCCAGGCGGGCGTCACCGTTAA